One part of the Sneathia vaginalis genome encodes these proteins:
- the smpB gene encoding SsrA-binding protein SmpB, producing the protein MVIARNKKANFDYFILDKFECGIELVGTEVKSIREGKVSIKESYVKILKQELFILNMHIKAYDFGNINNKYSETRTRKLLMHRKEINKLKEKIQEKGLTLVPLSVYTSRKYIKVEIALARGKKNYDKRETLKQKAIKLELRQKN; encoded by the coding sequence ATGGTAATAGCAAGAAATAAGAAGGCAAATTTTGATTATTTTATACTAGATAAGTTCGAATGTGGTATAGAATTAGTTGGAACAGAAGTTAAATCTATTAGAGAAGGTAAAGTTAGTATAAAAGAATCGTATGTTAAAATATTAAAACAGGAATTATTTATCCTAAATATGCATATAAAGGCTTATGACTTTGGGAATATAAATAATAAATATAGTGAAACAAGGACTAGAAAATTATTAATGCATAGAAAAGAGATAAATAAATTAAAAGAAAAAATACAAGAAAAAGGGCTAACATTAGTACCTTTATCAGTTTATACAAGCAGAAAGTATATAAAGGTTGAAATAGCTCTTGCACGTGGTAAGAAAAATTACGATAAAAGAGAGACATTAAAGCAAAAAGCAATAAAACTTGAATTAAGACAAAAAAATTGA
- the yqeK gene encoding bis(5'-nucleosyl)-tetraphosphatase (symmetrical) YqeK, with the protein MYTEYLKKYLSDERYNHCVRTKEMAQKLCDKYNIDNIAVTAAYLHDIAKELSLDEMVKLLTKEDIKDACGMMNKNILHGLAGARLCEKLGIKDDRIISCIKYHTFGKKNMSDIEKVVYISDAIELGRNYEGVEEIRDRVFKSLNEGIIYEIEHKVKYLFSNRKQIHPYTIEFYNTLLEENK; encoded by the coding sequence ATGTATACAGAATATTTAAAAAAATATCTCTCAGATGAAAGATATAATCACTGTGTTAGAACAAAAGAGATGGCACAAAAATTATGTGATAAATACAATATCGATAACATCGCAGTAACAGCCGCATACCTACATGATATTGCAAAAGAACTTAGTTTAGATGAAATGGTAAAACTATTAACTAAGGAAGATATTAAAGATGCTTGTGGTATGATGAATAAGAATATATTGCATGGCTTAGCTGGTGCAAGGTTATGTGAAAAGTTAGGAATAAAAGACGATAGAATCATATCATGTATTAAATATCATACATTTGGTAAAAAAAATATGTCAGATATTGAAAAGGTTGTATATATTTCAGATGCAATAGAATTAGGAAGAAATTATGAAGGTGTTGAAGAAATACGGGATAGAGTTTTTAAATCTTTAAATGAGGGTATAATATATGAAATAGAACATAAAGTTAAGTATTTGTTTTCTAATAGAAAGCAAATACACCCATATACAATAGAGTTCTATAATACATTATTGGAGGAAAATAAATGA
- a CDS encoding ribonuclease R family protein, with protein sequence MIGEVIFVNKRFSFITSNDNTKYFVRSKNMLTACDKDTVDFSILKGDEVKVNRIITRNTDEFVGVIENSKNFSFVVLDKVLKDVYIKKKNNLNSKNYDLVKIKIYDWGNRNKSPEAKVIKNYGNTLKAENVVSSKIEALNIPHKFSKEVLAEVDNLTITKEKRVDLTSLYHVTIDGSDTKDMDDAVYLEKKDYGYYLVVSIADVSSYVKKDSLIDKEAYTRSNSVYLYDRVIPMLPQRLTNDLCSLNPNEDKLTLSVIIKYDDNGNVISSDIVRSKIRSRHKLTYEGVNEILNNDIRDFEYSDMLFNMQELSEKLTILSKKRGTLEFEIQELKLKIGDDNRLCKIELRKRDKAEILIENFMIAANEQVANYMFYNEIPCVYRIHEKPSLESMQALNEQLKDLNYEVKNPKNLIKKLQKIIELTKDTKLGYFIHKMILNSMKKAIYSKDNKGHFGLSLKNYLHFTSPIRRYSDLMVHRILLESMDKYMSEFKKERINKKLNTICKTISNNERRAQKMEYLARDIKLTEYMMKNLGKKYKAMVTSINNDRCFVNLENYIEAELLDDIKAHLGENLEVMVVGTDMLKGKIYVKRLVNGNSKK encoded by the coding sequence ATGATAGGTGAGGTTATATTTGTAAATAAACGCTTTAGCTTTATAACTTCAAATGATAATACAAAATATTTTGTGAGATCTAAAAATATGCTAACTGCATGTGATAAAGACACAGTAGACTTTAGTATATTAAAAGGTGATGAAGTAAAAGTAAATAGGATAATAACTAGAAACACTGATGAATTTGTTGGTGTAATAGAAAATAGTAAAAACTTTTCATTTGTTGTACTAGATAAGGTATTAAAAGATGTATACATTAAGAAAAAAAATAATTTAAATTCAAAAAACTATGATTTAGTTAAGATAAAAATATATGATTGGGGTAATAGAAATAAGAGTCCTGAAGCAAAGGTTATAAAAAATTATGGGAATACACTTAAAGCAGAAAATGTTGTAAGTTCTAAGATAGAGGCTCTAAATATACCTCATAAATTTAGTAAAGAAGTATTAGCCGAAGTAGATAATTTAACTATTACAAAAGAAAAAAGAGTAGACTTAACAAGTCTATACCATGTAACTATAGATGGTTCAGATACAAAGGATATGGATGATGCAGTATATTTAGAAAAGAAAGATTATGGATACTATTTAGTGGTATCTATAGCGGATGTATCTAGTTATGTGAAAAAAGATAGTTTAATTGATAAAGAAGCATATACTAGATCAAATTCTGTATATTTGTATGATAGAGTAATACCTATGTTACCTCAAAGATTAACTAATGATTTATGTTCACTAAATCCTAATGAAGATAAGTTAACACTTAGTGTAATAATTAAGTATGATGATAATGGTAATGTTATAAGTAGTGATATAGTAAGATCAAAAATACGAAGTCGTCATAAGTTAACTTATGAAGGAGTTAATGAAATTTTAAATAATGACATACGTGATTTTGAATATAGCGATATGCTATTTAATATGCAAGAATTATCTGAAAAGTTGACTATATTATCAAAAAAAAGAGGGACTTTAGAATTTGAAATTCAAGAATTGAAGCTAAAAATTGGTGATGATAATAGGCTTTGTAAGATTGAGCTAAGAAAAAGAGATAAGGCAGAAATTTTAATTGAAAACTTTATGATAGCTGCAAATGAACAAGTCGCAAACTATATGTTCTACAATGAAATACCTTGTGTTTATAGAATACATGAAAAACCAAGCTTAGAATCAATGCAAGCACTAAATGAACAATTAAAAGATCTAAATTATGAAGTTAAAAATCCTAAAAATTTAATTAAAAAATTACAAAAAATAATAGAGCTTACAAAAGATACAAAATTAGGATATTTTATACATAAAATGATATTAAATTCCATGAAAAAAGCTATTTATTCTAAGGATAATAAGGGGCATTTTGGTTTATCATTAAAAAATTATCTTCACTTTACCTCACCCATAAGACGATATTCAGATTTAATGGTTCATAGAATATTGTTAGAATCAATGGATAAGTATATGAGTGAATTTAAAAAAGAAAGAATAAATAAGAAGTTAAATACAATATGTAAAACAATATCTAATAATGAGAGAAGAGCACAAAAAATGGAGTATTTAGCAAGAGATATAAAGTTAACTGAATATATGATGAAAAATTTAGGTAAGAAGTATAAGGCTATGGTTACTTCCATAAATAATGATAGATGTTTTGTAAATCTTGAAAACTATATTGAAGCTGAATTATTAGATGATATTAAAGCACACTTAGGAGAGAATTTAGAAGTTATGGTTGTAGGTACAGATATGTTAAAGGGTAAAATTTATGTAAAGAGGTTGGTAAATGGTAATAGCAAGAAATAA